The sequence below is a genomic window from Streptobacillus canis.
GAATGAATATATTATAGCTTTAACTTTATTACCTGGTCCTCAAAAAACATTACCCGTAGGTCTTATGACATTAATGGCAGCAAGTAGAGGAGCTGCAAACTATGGTAGACTATATGCAGGTATGGTTATAGTAATGTTACCTACATTAATACTATATATTATAGTTCAACAAAAACTTACAGAAGGTATGACTGCCGGAGGAAGTAAAGAATAGGAGATTTTATGAATAAATATTTAAAACCACTACTTTATTTAATACTATTCATCTTTTTTTTAAAACTAATAGTTAACGGGCAAAAAAATGTTACCCTTCAAGATTTAGGTAAAATGCTTGTTGGATTATTTGGATTAATTGGTCTTTTATGGGCATATAATAGAGGTCAACAATGAAAAAGAAAAATGTAGTTTTAATTGTAGTTGATCAATTAAGATACGATAGTTTAGGAATAAACGGAAATAATATAGTTTCTACCCCTCATCTAGATTTTCTAGCTAATGAGGGGTATAACTTTACTAACGCATATACTGCTACTCCGTCTTGTGTACCTGCAAGAGCTTCATTACTTACAGGATTAAAACCTGAAAACCATAGACATGTTGGTTATGAAGATGGAATAGAATTTGATTATCCTAAGACTATAGCAACTGAATTTGCAAGTCATGGATATTATTGTAAATGTATAGGAAAAATGCATGTATATCCAGCAAGAAAAACTTGTGGTTTCCACCATATAGAATTACATGATGGATATTTACATGAAAATAGGAAATATGATAAATCATATATTTCTCAATACACTCAAACTGATGATTATTTAGATTGGATCAAAGAAAAACTAGGAAATGATGTTGATTTAATAGACCTTGGGCTTGATTGTAACTCTTGGGTTGCAAGACCTTGGCAATATGAAGAAAAATATCATCCAACAAATTGGGTAGTTACGAGAGGACTAGACTTCTTAAGAAAAAGAGATACAACTATGCCATTTTTCTTAAAACTATCTTTCGTTAGACCTCATTCACCTTTAGATCCACCAAAATATTACTTTGATATGTATGCAAATAGTGATATTCCTACTCCTCCTAAAGGAGATTGGATAGAAAAGCTTGGATTAACTGAAGCAACTAAAAATATTTATGCTAAAAAAGGTATATTAAAAGATGAAGAATTAAGAAGAGCA
It includes:
- a CDS encoding DUF6903 family protein, with product MNKYLKPLLYLILFIFFLKLIVNGQKNVTLQDLGKMLVGLFGLIGLLWAYNRGQQ
- a CDS encoding arylsulfatase; this encodes MKKKNVVLIVVDQLRYDSLGINGNNIVSTPHLDFLANEGYNFTNAYTATPSCVPARASLLTGLKPENHRHVGYEDGIEFDYPKTIATEFASHGYYCKCIGKMHVYPARKTCGFHHIELHDGYLHENRKYDKSYISQYTQTDDYLDWIKEKLGNDVDLIDLGLDCNSWVARPWQYEEKYHPTNWVVTRGLDFLRKRDTTMPFFLKLSFVRPHSPLDPPKYYFDMYANSDIPTPPKGDWIEKLGLTEATKNIYAKKGILKDEELRRATAAYYGLITHIDHQIGRFLIGLEEHNLLDDTIIAFVSDHGDEMGDHNLLRKGYPYQGSTHIPLFIYDRDINKSKEIDDIIELRDIFPTLIELATENETQGIDGKSIVKTIKNDEPIHEYIHGEHALDDYSSQFIITKDWKYIWYSKSGIEQLFNISNDENELKDLINENKEVANKLRDYLIQALKDREEGYVQDNKLIKGIKAKTTLDKKQR